In a single window of the Streptomyces sp. NBC_00353 genome:
- a CDS encoding maleylpyruvate isomerase family mycothiol-dependent enzyme, with protein sequence MTLLAHDHYCEEILRQTDGLRAVIDGADLDAKVPTCPEWTLRDLAVHVGGAHRWVNEIVRTRAAEAVPDERVPQFTPDGDDPAVLDAWLADGAAKTVAALREAGAGQPVWAWAWDRSAGFWARRMAHETVVHRADAAVTVNADYEVAPELAADTIDEWLEIVAFAQSEGDREAVELRGAGRSLHLHATDTPGAEWLIEFGDDGFTWRRAHEKATVAVRGPLTDLMLVFNRRQGVDSGRVEVLGERELLDFWLQRARFA encoded by the coding sequence ATGACGCTTCTGGCACACGACCACTACTGCGAAGAGATCCTCCGTCAGACCGACGGACTGAGAGCCGTGATCGACGGCGCGGACCTCGACGCGAAGGTTCCGACCTGCCCCGAATGGACGCTGCGCGACCTCGCCGTCCACGTCGGCGGCGCCCACCGCTGGGTCAACGAGATCGTCCGTACCCGGGCGGCCGAGGCGGTCCCGGACGAGCGGGTGCCGCAGTTCACGCCGGACGGTGACGACCCCGCGGTGCTCGACGCGTGGCTGGCCGACGGGGCCGCGAAGACCGTCGCCGCCCTGCGCGAGGCCGGTGCCGGGCAGCCGGTCTGGGCCTGGGCATGGGACCGGAGCGCCGGATTCTGGGCGCGGCGCATGGCCCACGAGACGGTCGTCCACCGCGCGGATGCGGCCGTCACGGTGAACGCCGACTACGAAGTGGCGCCCGAGCTGGCGGCCGACACGATCGACGAATGGCTGGAGATCGTCGCCTTCGCGCAGTCCGAGGGGGACAGAGAGGCCGTGGAGCTCCGAGGGGCCGGAAGGTCCCTTCATCTGCATGCCACGGACACGCCCGGGGCGGAGTGGCTGATCGAGTTCGGCGACGACGGATTCACCTGGCGGCGGGCGCACGAGAAGGCGACGGTCGCGGTGCGCGGGCCGCTGACCGATCTGATGCTGGTGTTCAACCGGCGCCAGGGCGTGGACAGCGGGCGCGTCGAGGTGCTGGGGGAGCGGGAGCTGCTGGACTTCTGGCTGCAGCGGGCGAGGTTCGCATGA
- a CDS encoding LLM class F420-dependent oxidoreductase, with translation MRLGLALGYWGRGPNPAHLELAREAERLGYGSVWTAEAWGSDAFTPLTWIAAHTSRIRLGTGIAQMAARTPTATAMHALTLDHLSGGRMMLGLGLSGPQVVEGWYGRPFPKSPLTATREYVEVIRQVLRREAPVELAGRFHSHPYTGPDATGLGKPLKPITHPLRAGLPVLLGAEGPKNIAQTTRIADGWLPLYWSPLRTDVYEASLAGLPDGFMIAPMARAHVCDDVAEGLLPVKAMLGFYIGGMGHAARNFHADLMARMGFEEEARRIQRLFLEGRKEEAVLAVPDAFADEISLVGPRERIAERLELWRKGPVTDLLVTAPDPHTLRVLADLNNA, from the coding sequence ATGCGGCTCGGACTCGCTCTCGGCTACTGGGGCCGCGGCCCGAACCCCGCCCATCTGGAGCTCGCCCGCGAGGCGGAGCGGCTGGGCTACGGCTCGGTGTGGACGGCGGAGGCCTGGGGCTCCGACGCCTTCACTCCACTGACCTGGATCGCCGCCCACACCTCCCGTATCCGGCTGGGCACCGGCATCGCGCAGATGGCGGCGCGCACCCCGACCGCGACCGCCATGCACGCGCTGACCCTCGACCATCTCTCCGGCGGCCGGATGATGCTCGGGCTCGGGCTCTCCGGGCCGCAGGTGGTGGAGGGCTGGTACGGGCGCCCGTTCCCGAAGAGTCCGCTGACCGCCACCCGCGAGTACGTCGAGGTCATCCGTCAAGTGCTCAGGCGTGAGGCCCCTGTTGAGCTGGCCGGGCGCTTCCACTCGCACCCGTACACCGGTCCGGACGCGACCGGCCTCGGCAAACCGCTGAAGCCGATCACCCACCCGCTGCGAGCCGGGCTGCCCGTGCTGCTGGGCGCGGAGGGGCCGAAGAACATCGCGCAGACGACACGGATCGCGGACGGCTGGCTGCCGCTGTACTGGTCGCCGCTGCGCACCGACGTGTACGAGGCTTCGCTGGCCGGTCTCCCCGACGGCTTCATGATCGCGCCGATGGCCCGCGCGCACGTCTGTGACGATGTCGCGGAGGGGCTGCTGCCGGTGAAGGCGATGCTCGGCTTCTACATCGGGGGGATGGGGCATGCCGCCCGCAACTTCCATGCCGACCTGATGGCCCGGATGGGCTTCGAGGAGGAGGCGCGGCGGATCCAGCGGCTGTTCCTGGAGGGCCGCAAGGAGGAGGCGGTGCTGGCCGTGCCGGACGCGTTCGCCGACGAGATCTCGCTCGTCGGACCGCGTGAACGGATCGCGGAACGGCTGGAGTTGTGGCGCAAGGGCCCGGTGACCGACCTGCTGGTCACGGCACCGGACCCCCACACGCTGCGCGTACTGGCAGATCTCAACAACGCCTGA
- a CDS encoding DUF5336 domain-containing protein — protein MNIRSLTRGDGVVIGAAVVLFIASFLDLSGFDCPAGLNCSSYETPNAWDALGVLMSVFLAGIIGAALVVVGRAMPGRKVVGLDLGQFGAAFCVFALWTAFWTTIDAGDAGTGLILGLLAAIVLAGGAVATPLVPALKAPLVGAPRPQAVQPPYGAQPQPGQGYGYPGAQQQPYGAQPGQPQPYGAQPQPGQPDPAMAHASQAQQAPQGGSAPAGDFTPFWFAVPVARPLYGEDGSPSPIAELAPGTWYLAVEQRGPGLIAQTQDGRRGVLQDTTGIQRG, from the coding sequence GTGAATATCCGCTCCCTCACTCGAGGCGATGGCGTGGTGATCGGCGCAGCGGTGGTGCTGTTCATCGCCTCTTTCCTCGACCTCTCCGGCTTCGATTGCCCTGCGGGCCTCAACTGCTCCAGCTACGAGACCCCGAATGCCTGGGACGCCCTCGGGGTCCTCATGAGCGTCTTCCTGGCCGGAATCATCGGTGCGGCGCTGGTGGTTGTGGGCCGAGCCATGCCGGGCCGCAAGGTTGTCGGCCTCGACCTCGGTCAATTCGGAGCCGCCTTCTGTGTCTTCGCGCTGTGGACGGCCTTCTGGACGACCATCGACGCCGGCGACGCGGGTACCGGCCTGATCCTCGGCCTGCTCGCGGCCATCGTGCTCGCCGGCGGTGCGGTCGCGACGCCGCTCGTCCCGGCGCTCAAGGCTCCCCTGGTGGGCGCTCCGCGTCCGCAGGCCGTGCAGCCGCCGTACGGCGCCCAGCCGCAGCCGGGCCAGGGTTACGGCTACCCCGGCGCCCAGCAGCAGCCGTACGGCGCCCAGCCCGGCCAGCCGCAGCCGTACGGTGCGCAGCCGCAGCCCGGTCAGCCCGATCCCGCCATGGCGCACGCGTCGCAGGCTCAGCAGGCCCCGCAGGGCGGCTCGGCGCCGGCCGGTGACTTCACGCCGTTCTGGTTCGCGGTGCCGGTGGCCCGTCCGCTGTACGGCGAGGACGGTTCGCCGAGCCCGATCGCCGAACTGGCTCCGGGCACCTGGTACCTCGCGGTGGAGCAGCGCGGCCCGGGCCTCATCGCCCAGACCCAGGACGGCCGTCGCGGTGTGCTTCAGGACACCACGGGCATCCAGCGCGGCTGA
- a CDS encoding N-acetylmuramoyl-L-alanine amidase: MPYDDSVSPTPHRRPLFVAAALAAVCLSAAGCGAGGDSGGAQARPRQGGSATSAAPPSLSPSKSVPAPGKASASPPSASPSKSTGGRASGPLSGKTVVIDPGHNPNNHLHTREISRQVDIGTTHKECDTTGTSTNSGYAEAQFTLDVSHRLRALLRAQGAKVILTYDNDRPYGPCVDERARIGNNAEADAVVSVHADGSAVGNRGFHVILPALVRGGAADTSKIVDPSRDLGTRIAGLFVRATGSAPSNYVGGNTGLDTRGDLGGLNLSTVPKVFIECGNMRDPKDAVLLTSAGWRQKAAQGIADGISSYFKG; encoded by the coding sequence GTGCCGTACGACGACAGCGTTTCCCCCACCCCGCACCGCCGGCCCCTGTTCGTCGCCGCCGCGCTCGCCGCCGTGTGCCTGAGTGCCGCGGGCTGCGGCGCGGGCGGTGACAGCGGCGGGGCTCAGGCCCGGCCCCGGCAGGGCGGCAGCGCCACCTCCGCCGCGCCGCCGTCGCTCTCGCCGTCGAAGAGCGTTCCGGCGCCGGGGAAGGCGTCCGCATCGCCGCCGTCCGCGTCGCCCTCGAAGTCCACGGGCGGCCGGGCGTCGGGGCCACTGTCCGGGAAGACCGTCGTCATCGATCCCGGGCACAACCCGAACAATCATCTGCACACCCGCGAGATCAGCCGCCAGGTGGACATCGGCACCACGCACAAGGAGTGCGACACCACCGGTACGTCCACCAACTCCGGCTACGCGGAAGCCCAGTTCACGCTGGATGTGTCGCACCGGCTGCGTGCGCTGCTCCGGGCTCAGGGCGCGAAGGTGATCCTGACGTACGACAACGACCGCCCGTACGGCCCGTGCGTCGACGAGCGGGCCCGGATCGGCAACAACGCCGAGGCCGATGCGGTCGTCTCGGTGCACGCGGACGGCTCCGCGGTCGGCAACCGGGGGTTCCATGTGATCCTTCCCGCGCTCGTGCGCGGCGGAGCCGCTGACACCTCGAAGATCGTGGATCCGTCGCGCGATCTCGGCACCCGTATCGCGGGGCTCTTCGTCCGCGCCACCGGAAGTGCACCTTCCAATTACGTCGGCGGCAATACGGGGTTGGACACCCGTGGTGATCTGGGCGGGCTGAATTTGTCGACCGTGCCCAAGGTGTTCATCGAGTGCGGCAATATGCGTGATCCGAAGGACGCCGTTCTGCTCACCAGCGCGGGTTGGCGCCAGAAGGCCGCACAAGGCATTGCGGACGGCATCAGCTCCTACTTCAAGGGGTAA
- a CDS encoding class I SAM-dependent methyltransferase produces MPVVEGLALHAAATDAAALGLPLLEVGTYCGRSTILLADAARAAGVTALTVDHHRGSEEQQPGWEYHDPTVVDPEVGRMDTLPTFRRTLHAAGLEDHVVALVGRSPQVAAVWGGKLGFVFIDGGHTDEHANGDYEGWAPHLAEGGLLVIHDVFPDPAHGGQAPYRVYLRALESGAFTEVSVTDSLRVLRRTGTGI; encoded by the coding sequence ATGCCGGTGGTCGAGGGGCTCGCCCTCCACGCGGCCGCCACCGACGCCGCCGCGCTCGGTCTGCCGCTGCTGGAGGTCGGGACGTACTGCGGGCGGTCCACGATCCTGCTCGCCGATGCCGCCCGGGCGGCCGGTGTGACGGCGCTCACCGTCGACCATCACCGTGGCAGCGAGGAGCAGCAGCCCGGCTGGGAGTACCACGACCCGACCGTCGTGGACCCGGAGGTCGGCCGGATGGACACACTGCCGACGTTCCGCCGCACCCTGCACGCGGCCGGGCTCGAAGACCATGTCGTGGCACTCGTCGGCCGGTCCCCGCAGGTCGCGGCCGTCTGGGGCGGGAAGCTCGGCTTCGTCTTCATCGACGGCGGGCACACCGACGAGCATGCGAACGGCGACTACGAGGGCTGGGCGCCGCATCTCGCCGAGGGCGGGCTCCTCGTGATCCACGACGTGTTCCCCGATCCCGCGCACGGCGGCCAGGCCCCGTACCGGGTGTATCTGCGGGCGCTGGAGTCCGGGGCGTTCACCGAGGTGTCGGTCACGGACTCGCTGCGCGTCCTGCGCCGTACGGGAACGGGGATCTGA
- a CDS encoding MFS transporter: MPQATHDQHAGEQPLPDPRTHRAGGGVVPVLAFAGITVAVMQTLLVPVIKDLPALLHTDPSNATWVLTATLLAGAVATPIMGRLGDLYGKRKMLLTSLAVMVIGSLICAFTDQLVVMIAGRALQGFAMGAIPLGIGIMRDELPREKLGSAMALMSSSIGVGGGLALPAAALVAQHADWHTLFFGAAGLGVLSMALTVLAVPETSLRAPGRFDLPGALGLSLGLVCLLLPITKGSDWGWTSATTLGLIAASLLILVLWGLFELRSPAPLVDLRTSARREVLLTNLTSVMVGVAFYAVSLVLPQLLQLPVSTGYGLGQSMVVAGLCVAPLGLTMMFVAPLYARLSARRGPKVSLMLGMLVIAIGYGAGLGLMSAAWQTVMIAVVLGAGIGLAYSSLPALIIGAVDPSETGAANGLNTLMRSIGTSVSSAVIGMVLANTSVRMGPVQVPSMEGFRTSFMIATGAVLIGLVLAAFLPSQRDALRPVLLAGNTDAAASAGEASRPVAGPDGFRGRVLDADGTPVAHANVTLIDRMGRQAGLTVTDEAGRYTLAAPSTGTFVLAGSATGYAPRACPATYPANGLPAEVDLVLTVSAPERRTAVPS, encoded by the coding sequence ATGCCACAAGCGACGCACGATCAGCACGCCGGGGAGCAGCCGCTCCCCGATCCGCGGACCCACCGTGCGGGTGGCGGTGTCGTCCCGGTTCTCGCCTTCGCGGGTATCACCGTCGCGGTCATGCAGACCCTGCTCGTCCCCGTCATCAAGGACCTGCCCGCCCTTCTCCACACCGATCCGTCCAACGCCACCTGGGTGCTGACCGCGACCCTGCTCGCAGGTGCCGTCGCCACACCGATCATGGGCCGGCTCGGCGACCTCTACGGCAAGCGGAAGATGCTGCTCACCAGCCTCGCCGTCATGGTGATCGGCTCGCTGATCTGCGCCTTCACCGATCAACTCGTGGTCATGATCGCGGGGCGCGCGCTCCAGGGCTTCGCCATGGGCGCCATCCCGCTGGGGATCGGCATCATGCGCGACGAGCTGCCGCGCGAGAAGCTCGGCTCGGCGATGGCGCTGATGAGCTCCTCGATCGGGGTGGGCGGCGGGCTCGCGCTGCCCGCCGCCGCGCTGGTCGCCCAGCACGCCGACTGGCACACGCTGTTCTTCGGCGCGGCCGGCCTCGGGGTGCTGTCGATGGCGCTGACCGTCCTCGCCGTACCGGAGACCTCGCTGCGTGCGCCCGGCCGGTTCGATCTGCCCGGTGCGCTCGGGCTCTCGCTCGGCCTGGTCTGCCTGCTGCTGCCGATCACCAAGGGCAGCGACTGGGGCTGGACCTCGGCCACCACACTCGGACTGATCGCCGCATCCCTGCTGATCCTGGTGCTGTGGGGGCTCTTCGAGCTGCGCAGCCCGGCGCCGCTGGTCGACCTGCGGACCTCGGCCCGGCGCGAGGTACTGCTCACCAACCTCACCTCGGTGATGGTCGGCGTCGCGTTCTACGCGGTCTCGCTCGTCCTGCCGCAGCTGCTCCAGCTGCCCGTGTCGACCGGGTACGGCCTCGGGCAGTCGATGGTCGTGGCGGGGCTGTGCGTGGCGCCGCTGGGTCTGACCATGATGTTCGTCGCCCCGCTGTACGCCCGGCTGTCGGCCCGCCGCGGCCCCAAGGTGTCACTGATGCTCGGCATGCTGGTCATCGCGATCGGTTACGGGGCAGGGCTCGGCCTGATGAGTGCCGCCTGGCAGACCGTGATGATCGCGGTGGTGCTCGGGGCCGGTATCGGGCTCGCGTACTCCTCGCTGCCCGCACTGATCATCGGGGCCGTCGATCCGTCGGAGACCGGCGCGGCCAACGGTCTGAACACCCTGATGCGGTCGATCGGCACGTCGGTGTCGAGCGCCGTGATCGGCATGGTGCTGGCCAACACCTCGGTGCGTATGGGTCCGGTACAGGTGCCTTCGATGGAGGGATTCCGGACCTCGTTCATGATCGCGACGGGTGCGGTGCTGATCGGTCTGGTGCTGGCCGCGTTCCTGCCGTCGCAGCGCGACGCGCTGCGGCCGGTGCTGCTGGCCGGCAACACGGACGCGGCGGCGTCCGCCGGGGAGGCCTCGCGTCCCGTCGCCGGACCGGACGGCTTCCGGGGCAGGGTGCTGGATGCGGACGGTACGCCGGTGGCCCACGCCAACGTCACGCTGATCGACCGGATGGGGCGGCAGGCGGGGCTCACCGTGACGGACGAAGCCGGCCGGTACACCCTGGCCGCCCCGTCCACCGGCACCTTCGTCCTGGCCGGTTCCGCCACCGGATACGCGCCGCGCGCCTGCCCGGCGACGTACCCGGCGAACGGCCTGCCGGCCGAGGTCGACCTCGTACTGACGGTCAGCGCACCGGAGCGTCGAACCGCGGTGCCGTCCTGA
- a CDS encoding acyl-CoA dehydrogenase, whose protein sequence is MGIAITQEQRELAQSVRGWLARAVPPEKIRKLLDASAPSAPGVRPFYWDGLAEQGLLALHLPEEYGGGGGALLDLAVVLEETGRAALPGPYLATALASAVLGEAGVSDLAPVLAAGTRIGAVALGPGTLTAVECEGGHLLDGVAPPVLCGADADLLILPAASAGGTRWFAVDSAAEGLTVRPHRGADPTRPTAEVRAGGVLVPAARAVRIDSGTVRDLAAVLFAAEACGTAAWALDTAVAYAKVREQFGRPIGQFQGIKHLCADMLVRVEQARALVWDAARAADEAPETRALVAALAAGTALDAAYSCAKDCIQILGGIGFTWEHDAHLHLRRALVARQLLGAGDAHRLRAARLAEGGARRELSLELPAEAARHRAEARETIAAARGLDPEAARRALAPTGYAAPHLPAPYGLDAGPVHQLAVQQELEEQGVKVSGLGIATWVVPSLLAHGTPEQQDRYLLPTLRGELLWCQLFSEPGAGSDLASLRTKAERTADGWRINGQKVWTSAAQWADHGILLARTDPDAPKHQGIGYFLVDMKNTAGIDIRPLKEITGDSLFNEVYFDDVLLPADAVVGDIDEGWRVARNTLGNERVHMADQMTFETGLEALIACSGELDGTYRARIGALAAEAHALACIGLRTTMQQVSGLEPGAGASIRKLVQTTHQQKVAELALELLGPAGATDEGTGARALHSFLMSRCLTIAGGTTQVQLNVVAERILGLPRDP, encoded by the coding sequence ATGGGCATCGCAATCACCCAAGAACAGAGGGAGCTGGCGCAGTCCGTACGGGGGTGGCTGGCGCGTGCCGTGCCGCCGGAGAAGATCCGCAAGCTCCTCGACGCGAGCGCCCCTTCTGCGCCGGGCGTGCGCCCCTTCTACTGGGACGGTCTCGCGGAACAGGGTCTGCTCGCCCTCCATCTGCCCGAGGAGTACGGGGGAGGGGGCGGTGCACTCCTCGACCTCGCCGTGGTCCTGGAGGAGACGGGGCGGGCCGCGCTCCCCGGCCCCTACCTGGCGACCGCACTCGCCTCGGCGGTGCTCGGCGAGGCAGGCGTGAGTGACCTTGCACCCGTCCTTGCGGCCGGCACCCGCATCGGCGCCGTCGCCCTCGGCCCCGGCACCCTCACCGCCGTGGAGTGCGAGGGCGGCCATCTCCTCGACGGCGTCGCCCCGCCCGTGCTCTGCGGCGCAGACGCCGACCTGCTCATCCTCCCCGCCGCATCGGCCGGTGGCACCCGCTGGTTCGCCGTCGACTCCGCCGCCGAAGGGCTGACCGTACGCCCGCACCGCGGCGCCGACCCGACCCGCCCCACCGCCGAGGTCCGCGCCGGCGGTGTACTCGTCCCCGCGGCCCGTGCCGTGCGCATCGACTCCGGGACCGTCCGCGACCTCGCCGCCGTCCTGTTCGCCGCCGAGGCGTGCGGCACCGCTGCCTGGGCGCTGGACACCGCCGTCGCGTACGCCAAGGTCCGTGAACAGTTCGGCCGCCCCATCGGGCAGTTCCAGGGCATCAAACACCTCTGCGCCGACATGCTCGTACGCGTCGAGCAGGCCCGCGCGCTCGTGTGGGACGCCGCCCGCGCGGCGGACGAAGCCCCGGAGACACGCGCACTGGTCGCCGCCCTCGCCGCGGGCACCGCGCTCGACGCCGCCTACAGCTGTGCCAAGGACTGCATCCAGATCCTCGGCGGTATCGGCTTCACCTGGGAGCACGACGCCCACCTCCACCTGCGCCGGGCCCTGGTGGCGCGCCAGCTGCTCGGGGCCGGGGACGCCCATCGGCTGCGGGCCGCCCGGCTGGCCGAAGGCGGGGCGCGCCGCGAGCTCTCCCTGGAACTCCCCGCCGAGGCCGCCCGCCACCGCGCCGAGGCGCGCGAGACCATCGCCGCCGCCCGGGGCCTCGACCCGGAGGCGGCCCGCCGCGCCCTCGCCCCGACCGGCTACGCCGCCCCGCACCTGCCCGCCCCGTACGGCCTGGACGCCGGACCGGTGCATCAGCTGGCCGTGCAACAGGAGCTGGAGGAACAGGGCGTGAAGGTGAGCGGCCTCGGAATCGCCACCTGGGTGGTGCCGTCGCTCCTCGCACACGGGACACCGGAGCAGCAGGACCGCTATCTCCTGCCCACCCTGCGCGGCGAACTCCTGTGGTGCCAGCTGTTCTCCGAGCCCGGCGCCGGCTCCGACCTCGCCTCGCTCCGCACGAAGGCCGAGCGGACCGCCGACGGCTGGCGGATCAACGGCCAGAAGGTGTGGACGAGCGCCGCCCAATGGGCCGACCACGGCATCCTGCTCGCCAGGACCGACCCGGACGCCCCCAAGCACCAGGGGATCGGCTACTTCCTCGTCGACATGAAGAACACCGCCGGCATCGACATCCGCCCGCTGAAGGAGATCACCGGCGACTCCCTCTTCAACGAGGTGTACTTCGACGACGTCCTGCTGCCCGCCGACGCCGTCGTCGGCGACATCGACGAAGGCTGGCGGGTCGCCCGCAACACCCTCGGCAACGAACGCGTCCACATGGCCGACCAGATGACCTTCGAAACGGGCCTGGAAGCGCTGATCGCCTGCTCCGGCGAACTCGACGGCACGTACCGGGCACGGATCGGTGCGCTCGCCGCCGAGGCGCACGCGCTCGCCTGTATCGGGCTGCGGACCACCATGCAACAGGTCTCCGGCCTGGAGCCGGGCGCCGGGGCATCCATCCGCAAACTCGTCCAGACCACCCACCAGCAGAAGGTCGCCGAGCTCGCCCTGGAACTTCTGGGACCGGCCGGTGCGACCGACGAGGGCACCGGGGCGCGGGCCCTGCACAGCTTTCTGATGTCCCGCTGTCTGACCATCGCGGGCGGCACCACCCAGGTCCAGCTCAATGTCGTCGCCGAGCGCATCCTCGGCCTGCCCCGGGACCCGTGA
- a CDS encoding lipid-transfer protein, producing MKAYIVGVGMTKFEKPETRDWQYWDMAKEAGSAALADAGVRYEQVQQVPVGYCFQASTAGQRAAYELGLTGVPVYNVNNNCATGSTALMMARQFVEGGISDCVLALGFEKMARGALGGGGSDGGAADFRTSPVARHYGIMAAAHGFEMSPPTAQIFGNAAREHMERYGTTEAQLAAVGAKNHRHSVNNPYAQFQDAYTVDEILAARTVHRPLTKLQCSPTSDGAAAAVVVSERFVESHGLGDRAVEIVAQAMTTDTGESFASGTCIDAVGRPMSRAAAQQVYDTSGLSAADLDVIELHDCFSINELLTYEALGLCGEGESGKLVESGATTYGGRWVVNPSGGLISKGHPLGATGIAQAAELTWQLRGEAGPRQVPDARVGLAHNIGLGGAAVVTLLRR from the coding sequence ATGAAGGCGTACATCGTCGGTGTCGGAATGACGAAGTTCGAGAAGCCCGAGACGCGCGACTGGCAGTACTGGGACATGGCGAAGGAGGCCGGGAGCGCGGCGCTCGCCGACGCCGGGGTCCGCTACGAGCAGGTGCAGCAGGTCCCCGTCGGCTACTGCTTCCAGGCCTCCACGGCCGGCCAGCGCGCCGCGTACGAACTCGGACTGACCGGCGTACCCGTCTACAACGTCAACAACAACTGCGCGACCGGCTCCACCGCGCTGATGATGGCCCGCCAGTTCGTCGAGGGCGGCATCAGCGACTGCGTGCTCGCGCTCGGCTTCGAGAAGATGGCGCGCGGGGCGCTGGGCGGCGGCGGATCCGACGGCGGCGCCGCCGACTTCCGGACGTCGCCCGTTGCCCGGCACTACGGGATCATGGCCGCCGCCCACGGCTTCGAGATGTCCCCGCCCACCGCCCAGATCTTCGGCAACGCGGCCCGCGAACACATGGAGCGTTACGGGACGACCGAGGCGCAGCTCGCGGCGGTCGGCGCCAAGAACCACCGGCACTCGGTGAACAATCCGTACGCCCAGTTCCAGGACGCCTACACGGTCGACGAGATCCTCGCCGCCCGGACCGTCCACCGCCCGCTGACCAAGCTCCAGTGCTCGCCCACCTCCGACGGGGCGGCCGCCGCCGTCGTCGTATCGGAACGGTTCGTCGAGAGCCACGGGCTGGGCGACCGGGCGGTCGAGATCGTCGCCCAGGCCATGACGACCGACACCGGTGAGTCGTTCGCCTCCGGCACCTGCATCGACGCCGTCGGCCGGCCCATGTCCCGGGCCGCCGCCCAGCAGGTGTACGACACCTCGGGGCTCTCGGCCGCGGACCTCGACGTCATCGAGCTGCACGACTGCTTCTCCATCAACGAACTCCTGACCTACGAGGCGCTCGGCCTGTGCGGCGAGGGCGAGTCCGGCAAGCTCGTCGAGTCCGGGGCCACCACCTACGGCGGCCGCTGGGTCGTCAACCCGTCCGGCGGGCTGATCTCCAAGGGCCACCCGCTCGGCGCCACCGGTATCGCCCAAGCCGCCGAACTCACCTGGCAGCTGCGCGGCGAGGCGGGCCCCCGGCAGGTGCCCGATGCCCGGGTCGGACTCGCCCACAACATCGGGCTCGGCGGCGCGGCGGTGGTCACGCTGCTCCGTCGCTAG
- a CDS encoding MFS transporter, translating into MTPMADVTTPAHVQNRRTNRTWAVVLAACVGQFLVVLDVSVVNVALPSMRSDLGLSAAQLQWVLNAYAIAFAGFMLLGGRAADLYGRKRMFLVGLGLFTAASLAGGFAQEGWQLLAARAAQGLGAAVLSPATLTILTAAVPEGHARTRAIGTWMAVGAGGGAAGGMVGGVLTDVLNWRWVLLINVPFGVLVLIGGAAWLAESRARERHRIDLLGAVLVTAGLAAVAYGIVQTEQEGWAAPATLVPLLGGLALLALFVLVEARTAAPLMPLRVLGTRAVAAANVAMIVMGSATFSMWYFMTVYAQSVLGYTPMQAGFALLPTSLAVVLGSTFAPRMMARVGAKNLVLIGLAVTAAGFGWQSTMGADGSYVTSICGPGILMMAGAGFASTPLASLATSGAAPGDAGLVSGLVNTSRTMGGALGLAVLSTVAAARTGGGTGAEDLTAGFALAFRTAGSVLLGGLLLMTLWLPRHRSPRSGTPSPSGTSSPSRTSSPSGTPSASGMSRSSGD; encoded by the coding sequence ATGACGCCCATGGCAGACGTCACGACCCCCGCGCATGTGCAGAACCGGCGAACAAACCGCACCTGGGCGGTGGTGCTCGCCGCCTGCGTCGGCCAGTTCCTCGTCGTCCTCGATGTGTCGGTCGTCAATGTGGCGCTGCCGTCCATGCGGTCCGACCTGGGGCTGAGCGCCGCGCAGCTGCAGTGGGTGCTCAACGCCTACGCGATCGCGTTCGCCGGCTTCATGCTGCTCGGCGGGCGGGCCGCAGATCTGTACGGCCGCAAGCGGATGTTCCTGGTCGGACTCGGTCTGTTCACCGCCGCCTCGCTGGCCGGCGGATTCGCGCAGGAGGGCTGGCAGCTGCTGGCCGCCCGCGCGGCGCAAGGGCTCGGCGCCGCCGTACTGTCCCCCGCGACCCTCACCATCCTCACCGCCGCCGTCCCCGAAGGCCATGCCAGGACCAGGGCGATCGGCACCTGGATGGCCGTCGGCGCGGGCGGCGGCGCGGCGGGCGGGATGGTCGGCGGGGTGCTCACCGACGTCCTCAACTGGCGCTGGGTCCTGCTGATCAACGTGCCGTTCGGCGTGCTCGTCCTGATCGGCGGCGCCGCCTGGCTCGCCGAGAGCCGGGCGCGCGAGCGGCACCGTATCGACCTGCTGGGCGCGGTGCTCGTCACGGCGGGCCTGGCCGCCGTCGCCTACGGCATCGTGCAGACCGAGCAGGAGGGCTGGGCCGCACCGGCCACCCTGGTGCCGCTGCTCGGCGGACTCGCGCTGCTCGCGCTCTTCGTCCTGGTGGAGGCCCGGACGGCGGCGCCGCTGATGCCGCTGCGGGTGCTGGGCACGCGGGCGGTGGCGGCGGCGAACGTGGCGATGATCGTGATGGGGTCCGCCACCTTCTCGATGTGGTACTTCATGACCGTGTACGCACAGTCGGTGCTGGGCTATACGCCGATGCAGGCCGGATTCGCGCTGCTGCCCACCTCGTTGGCGGTCGTCCTCGGCTCGACGTTCGCGCCGCGGATGATGGCACGGGTCGGTGCGAAGAATCTTGTCCTGATCGGTCTGGCGGTCACCGCCGCGGGCTTCGGATGGCAGTCCACGATGGGCGCCGACGGCTCGTACGTCACGTCGATCTGCGGACCGGGCATCCTGATGATGGCGGGTGCGGGATTCGCGTCGACCCCGCTCGCCTCCCTCGCCACCTCGGGCGCGGCGCCCGGGGATGCCGGGCTGGTCTCCGGGCTGGTCAACACCTCGCGGACGATGGGCGGTGCGCTGGGTCTCGCCGTGCTCTCCACCGTCGCGGCGGCGCGCACCGGGGGCGGAACCGGGGCGGAGGACCTCACCGCCGGTTTCGCGCTGGCGTTCCGCACGGCGGGCTCGGTGCTGCTCGGCGGGCTGCTGCTGATGACACTGTGGCTACCGCGTCACCGCTCGCCGCGCTCCGGTACCCCGAGCCCGTCGGGCACTTCGAGCCCGTCCCGTACGTCGAGCCCGTCCGGGACGCCGAGCGCGTCGGGCATGTCGAGGTCGTCCGGCGACTGA